From the Ascaphus truei isolate aAscTru1 chromosome 15, aAscTru1.hap1, whole genome shotgun sequence genome, one window contains:
- the RBBP8NL gene encoding RBBP8 N-terminal-like protein — MATDSFTEAVHRLKEIHEKEVLGLQAKLTELTMEKCRDTQIIEELFAKNHLLREQHKVLNENIKVLENRLRAGLCDRCTVTQELAKRKQQEFENSHFHSLQQISSLSNEMNNLKKENRSLLDELKKAKVLDDKNRHPKAFTPQSGPAPESPRPLISASRKNGLDKPLSKDSEAQEKLSDLQMSEGAKSSLVLGQDTRLFEMSMAGAQNMHPSAPNQQRISNQLHGTIAVMRPGSRSGHMGTVTSPSFIKQTSNHEIHTRRSRVDSYDATSQLDSQKHATPEEQFCLLRQHFLQRRLGQRGHGISADGASRYLLAKSREAELSRKRSQDDWEDRATMAELHGAVLYMSEQGYKGRLTQPDQREKLQYILTRHQQNQGQMSPSEAPKSQGSESQEDGGLSLLQVLGTRWKSNKSQDNQPEDDWEEKRSRLECNKCAEPDKRGQEEATPDRPLDLSDAKRGELSHRSNNRREQTGRSEMYSPTFSNKSSPTTRVPSPDLSHAESEEATYKTFTRLPVKSPFVGEHEKDGRTSSNEEDIQDAVIDYKPCSEMSSDAVTRKRPTRGHKRERETQPGEEEEEEEQEERVVQSPQKELDETDTSYSETDTESLQHAQTGKLGHVYTQDETQGENKWRRRGSDAWGKASTKSATLRKKARDLPAGDISQGDGDDMRGSASSSKGIARETQA, encoded by the exons GTTTGCAGGCAAAGCTTACAGAACTGACAATGGAAAAATGCAG AGACACGCAGATCATCGAGGAGCTGTTTGCCAAGAACCACCTACTGCGGGAACAGCACAAGGTCCTGAACGAAAATATCAAAGTACTGGAGAACCG GTTGAGAGCCGGTCTGTGCGACAGGTGCACGGTAACCCAGGAATTGGCTAAGAGGAAGCAGCAGGAGTTTGAGAACTCTCACTTCCACAGTCTGCAACAGATCTCCTCCCTGT CCAATGAAATGAACAACCTGAAAAAAGAGAACAGATCCCTCCTGGACGAGTTGAAGAAGGCGAAAGTTTTGGA CGACAAGAACAGACACCCCAAAGCCTTTACTCCTCAAAGTGGTCCTGCCCCGGAATCACCTCGTCCCCTTATCTCTGCAAGTCGGAAAAATGGGCTAGATAAACCACTGAGTAAAGATTCAGAGGCCCAGGAAAAGCTGTCTGACCTTCAGATGTCAGAAG gagCAAAGAGTTCCCTGGTATTGGGCCAGGACACGCGCCTTTTTGAGATG AGCATGGCAGGGGCACAGAACATGCACCCGAGCGCACCGAACCAGCAGAGAATCTCCAACCAGCTTCACGGGACAATTGCTGTGATGAGACCAGGTTCCAGGAGTGGTCACATGGGGACAGTAACATCGCCATCCTTTATCAAACAGACGTCAAACCATGAAAT ACATACTAGAAGAAGTCGTGTGGATTCCTATGATGCCACCTCCCAACTTGATTCGCAGAAGCATGCCACCCCAGAGGAACAATTTTGCCTTCTCCGCCAGCACTTCTTACAGCGACGCCTAGGGCAACGTGGCCATGGTATCTCTGCAGATGGCGCGAGTCGGTATTTACTGGCCAAAAGCCGTGAGGCTGAGTTGTCCAGGAAACGGTCCCAGGATGACTGGGAGGACAGGGCAACAATGGCAGAACTTCATGGTGCTGTATTGTACATGAGCGAGCAGGGATACAAAGGCAGACTGACCCAGCCTGACCAGAGAGAGAAACTCCAGTACATCTTAACCCGGCATCAGCAGAACCAAGGGCAGATGTCACCAAGTGAAGCCCCCAAGTCTCAAGGAAGTGAGAGCCAGGAAGATGGGGGTCTGTCACTGCTACAGGTCCTTGGTACACGGTGGAAAAGCAACAAGAGCCAAGATAACCAGCCTGAGGACGACTGGGAAGAGAAAAGATCACGTCTGGAGTGCAACAAGTGTGCAGAGCCGGACAAGAGAGGGCAGGAGGAGGCCACTCCAGATAGACCACTCGATCTGTCTGATGCCAAGCGAGGGGAACTCAGCCACCGATCTAACAATAGGAGAGAGCAGACTGGGAGATCTGAAATGTACAGCCCAACATTCAGCAATAAATCCTCTCCTACCACCAGGGTCCCCAGTCCTGATCTGTCACATGCAGAAAGCGAGGAAGCGACTTACAAGACATTCACCAGATTACCGGTCAAGAGCCCATTTGTGGGTGAGCATGAGAAGGATGGAAGGACCAGCTCTAACGAGGAAGACATCCAGGATGCAGTGATT GATTACAAACCTTGCTCGGAAATGAGCAGCGATGCAGTGACCAGGAAAAGGCCAACGAGGGGGcacaagagagaaagagaaactcAGCCAG gtgaagaggaggaggaggaggagcaggaggaaaGGGTTGTGCAGTCTCCCCAGAAGGAGTTGGATGAAACAGACACGTCATACAGTGAG acagacacagagagtttGCAGCATGCTCAGACTGGGAAACTCGGGCACGTTTATACCCAGGACGAGACTCAGGGGGAGAACAAGTGGAGGAGACGAGGGTCTGATGCATGGGGAAAAG CCTCTACGAAATCAGCGACGTTAAGGAAGAAAGCtagagacctcccggcgggtgacATCTCCCAAGGAGACGGCGATGACATGAGAGGCAGCGCGTCCTCCAGTAAAGGCATCGCAAGAGAGACACAGGCATGA